TTAACAGGGAGACAAACCACGTGACCAGGTAAAACTTACAGCCATTTGAAAAGCTATGATTTCTACAGCATATCACTTATAATTTAGTCAAAGTAGAAATGCCAAAAGTTTTTGTAATCAGTGTTACAAAATCAGGGCCATGAAAAGTATAATAGCGACAAAACAGTTTGCTAAACAAAATATCACAAGTTATCCTTTTCCAacaaactccgcctatgtcttacatggccggtcccaagcccggataaaggaggagggggagggcgtcaggtagtcgacagccggcactccatgatcacgtcgaatccttatgaagccgaccccacttagtgggaaaaggctttgttgttgttgttgtatcctTTTCCAACAGATAAACGTAGACAAACAACACCGTAAAATACCTTAACCTTAAAATGGATCATAGGCAAGTAGGAAAATGCATATCCTGTGTATGTAATAAAGAAATCTGAAGCAATGCAGAAAGCGAGAAGCAATTTCACCACAAGGATTCATATGGATGTTAAGACAGTCACACATTAATgcaactttaaaacaaaaatgcaaGCAGAGATACTGCCAGATAACCTGATCATTTGATGCGAATGAGTAATCCAACAGATATTGTGGGTGTTCCAGAGTTGCACGGACAAGCTTCTGCATGGCCACCatcataataaaattaatactaACAAATTGTGcatattgaaaataaaaaggCAATTAACAACTAGAAAAGCCTTTAAAATTACAGGCCCATCCAAACCAATAACCAAACTGCAACAAAAAAACATACCTGCTCCGGAGATTCATTTTCCGGAAAATTCTTTAACAATTGCTCAACGGCTTGGCGATTTGTATGGCATTGGACAACTTTAGCCAAAACCTGAAAACACGAAAGGGGCAACAGTAATCATTGGAGTTAAACAACTGTTCCATCAAATTAACATACAAACTGGACACAGCTGATTACCTTCAAATCATCCTCATTGTTCAAAGTCTTTAAAAATGCAGTCAATACGTCATTAGACCGCCTCCCGGGATCACTCAAGCTAGCCCCAAACTTCTTATCATAACTACTTAAAAACTGCTTCCAGTCTCCCTTATCACCCTTCATTCCTCTCTGTTGGGCCAATTTCACAATTTCCACAAGAACCTATCGACCACAAATTTcagaaaaatcaacaaaattcacacaaaacaaaagcatcCAACTTTTCCCACAATTAAACCAAAAAAGTTACAACCCAATAATGCTTAGGCttaaaatttgttaatttgttagCTTAATTTGCCTTTTAATCAGTTTTATCGGCAGCCCAGAAAGTAGAACAGGCGAATTATTCGAATTGAGTAAAAATTTGCAAGGTGAAAGCTCAGCTGAGAGACTAAACGTATGAAGCTGtgatatatagagagagaaggaaCCTTTTTCTCTGCTGTGGCGAATAAATCATCCATTGGAGGCATTTTCCGGTGACGACCAAATTCAAGGCGGAGAGCAACGGCGCGAAGTTCGTGTGGCGGGCGGCTGGTGAAAAAATCAAAGGGTACAGAGGGTTTATGGTTTTTCGTATATAGGGTTTAGCCTATGTTCCAAAGAAGGATCCTCACCTCAAGGGtgtttttgatattttcaaGTGTTTGTGGGAGAGTGGGTTAAACCGTAAGGTTAGCAATAAGGTTTAAAATATCAatattatctcgatattttcgtatttttgaactaccgatatttccgatatcatcgataatttagaccttgataggaattctatgtggtactaaatcactcatgtatcttaccatgcaatgcataaagtgtaaaatattgtactaattcattatatataaatgattatggtatgtttaaacttctttaattaattactacatattttctacactcacaatgtttgtcagctcgctatataatcaacttaaatcagttaaatctatcatgcaatgtatttccttccaattttttgtgataaactaataaataattaactaaataaatataatgcaaagtttcaataaaaatttccaagtttttcttacaatttccgtggtttttattcaatttttatcgatatcgataatatcccgatatttccatcgaaattttcgtgtttttgaaaTACCGATATTTCCTATATGATTGATATTTTAGACCTAGCAATAACAtaatttaaattcgtttttgaaaaaaaatatcattagaccgtaatactaagtaactctttattaatttatttgccCCCCTTAAGCTATCTAATCTCATTTTACCTTTAAAAACTAGTATTGTCTTGCTCTTTAAAATTGTTATTTTCGTataagtaaattgtagcaattgtCCCTCagctttaatcaaattggagcaatgatctttcaactaaaaatccattaccattggtccctcaacttatcaaaatgtgtagctatagtcattttcatcaatttcatcaaaattttatcaaaataagttatgttggaataaccatttatacaATTAGgatctctcaactcatcaaagtgtgtaattatggtcttTTACATTAACTACgtcaaaaattttgtcaaaacgagttatgttgaaaaaactattgctacaattgggttaaagttaagggaccatttctccagttgaattataGTTGAGCGACCAatggtaattgatttttagttgagggaccatagttgcacgttttgatgagttgatggaccaatggtaatggatttttagttaagggactATTGCTCCAGTTGAGttaaaattaagggagcatAACTACAATTTACTATTTTCATATTATTAGTCTCAGTTCACTTTGTCTTCCTCAACTTCGTCAaataaacattaaattaaaGGTTAGTATGAacatttcttctttattttttttgcgaGCAAACGATAGTATCTATACTTAAGAGGATGGGGGAGTGGGCTAAGTCTTACAATGAGTTtaccataataatgtggttcaacttcGCCCTTGCCAAAGATCGAACCTAatacctttcacttacaagtgaaaaagaataccattagaccgtagtactaagtggcagtaTGAACATTTCTTTGACACATCTATTTGTCCCAACTTGCCTACTAAAACAATCCCAACTCCATTGTTTATAAGTctaattcaaactccacatggATTAGTTTTGCGGAAATGTAGCTGCAGCCATTGGACTCAATGAGTGGCTTGGATTACATTTTGAAACACAACCAATTATTTCTTTTGCTAACAGTTGCAGCTACAACTCCATAGCAATTCGCAAGAGAGACGAACTTGGGTTTAGTTTAGAGTTGTAAAAATAGAATCAGGATTGTTCTTGCTGGTAGGTTTAAGGCAAAGAGTTGtgtcaaaaataaaatgttCATACTACTCTTTAATTTAACGTCTATTTGACGAAGTGGGTGAAATAGGGTGAACTTAGACTAAATGAGACGAAAATGACAATTTCAAGAGGGCAAAGTAAGACAAAACCAATTTTAAAGGGTAAAATAAGCCATAAAGTCCGAAAGAATACAAAATTACATTAGAATGATATGATCCAAGAGGCAAGCCACTCTAAGGGCCAACTAGGTTTTGtcgtgtttaaaaaaaattatctgcTGTGTTTTAAGAATAATCAGTTGTAAATGAAGTAGATGGACATTTGATAAACTGTATTTTTAAAAAGTTGTAAGTATGAAAAGCAACGTAAAGCGTTTGGTAAATTTTAATGCAAAAATGATAACATTGTATATAATGACAAAAATGGACATGGTAGGGCGTGACGACAACAACAGTGGTGATGGTAGCGACAATGGTCGAGGTATGAAGGTGGTGTCAATAGTGGGAAGGTGGTTGAGATGCAAAGGTAACAACGATCATAAGGGCAGCGGTAGCAGCTGTGGTGGGGGTTGTGGTGGCAGCAAGATTTTACAAGACTAATTTCTACGAATAAATCACGATAATTCATAACTAAACATCTTAAAAGATGATTAccaacttaaaaaaatattgcTAAGTCTGaaggtaattttttttcaaataaaaaacaattgaaaCTCACTTTAGTAATTTTGTTCCACGGGCCTAATGAGgtttatttttgtaaatttcCTTAAAACTAATGTTAGTACGAATCACTTTATACATAACTTTTCCATACGTCCACAGGAATCGGAAAAGagtaaattttcttttaaaattcataatcaAAAACCTGTAAGCGTGACCTTCAAATTCAAATTGTGGTGTGGGCGTTTACCCCCGTATTAACAGTTCACATGGAACATAACCGCAATTGGTGTTGCACAATCGGCTGATTTGACTAATCTATACGCGTCACCgattacctatatatatatatatatatatatatttatttgtttggaaCGTCACCGATTACCTATTAGTACTACTATTCAGAGGAACATTCAATCCAATGGCAACAAACGATACATGTAACGTATGGGAACAATATTCTCATCACCCTTTCACGTGGGCAAAGCAATACTACTGCTGCCAATTCAAAAGCAGTAACCATGTGCTTAATTAAAATGtttcaagaaaatcaaaactaaagagtatttaaaagcacttttaagaTGACTGGAAGCACTTTTAACACGAAGCAGTTTCGAATTCTCTTGGAATGGTCAGAAACAGATTAGTGAACACTTGGTGCATCAAAACTGAACACCATCGGCATATCGTGAAAGCAATTGCACGAAACATCGACACATTAGATTGAGCACTATTGCTTGGATTGTAAGCAAGACATAACCAGATTGAGCTCAAACCAAACAGGCATCCTAAACTTAATCAAAACGAATGTAGTTTCGAGTTCTCGCATAAATGTTGAAATCATGGAAAGAGTAAACAAGTTATGTAACGAACAAATTACCAAAAAATTCAATACGACATCACGAAAAGGCCCGAAACAGGCCATGAATACAGAAGAATGTTCATTTGACGAATACACAGTAAACAACGTACCAACGTGAGCTAAGGCCGGCAACTTTTGCAGCCCACAAAAACTCCACCTACAAGTTTGCACTGGAACTACTCTGACTAACTGACCACCTTCTGAATGTGCATGGAACAAAACTCCTAcctgaaaaaaaaccaaactttGTTCTAAATAATGCCATTGGAGTATTGCTACTTGCTGGAGCATTGCTACTTGCTGAAGCAATGGCAACAGCTCCGTGATCAACCGGAAACTCCACATCGCTTTGTACAGCTCCACCTGCATAGCCACTAGCATCCATTGATCCAATATCACCAGCATCCCAATTCACAATCAATGATCCCCTTCGTTCCCTCAACCACTCCGCCACCTCGCCACTCACTCCTCTGCACTTCTTGACCTTAATCTTGGCCAAACTGGGACAACCCCAAGCAAGCATTTCGAGCCCGACATCGGAAATTGGGCACCCCTTAATACACAGTTTCTTCAACGCCACGCATTTCGCAGCAATGCAAGCGAACTCTGCATCTCCAATTGATCCACTACCGCAGAGCGCCAACCTCTCCAATTTTTGGCAATTGGAGGCAATTGCAGTTAGGCTCAAAGAGGTAGGATTCACACCAATCAGAACAAGCTCCAGTATGTTTGGGCACTCTTTGGCTATGGCAATCAAACCTTCGTCCCCAATCCTATTCGTCCTCCATCCATCAATGTGAAGCTTCCTCAGCATCTTGCAGTTTTCGGCAACACAGATAAGCCCGAAATTTGAACACTCAGGAGCCTTAACAATGTGCAAAACCTCCAAATTCGAGCATTTCGAAATTGCCGAAAGCCCCAAATCGGTCACCTGCAACCTCTCCAGATGAACTTCAATCAAACTCTGGTTTCCATTTTCAAGCTTTTCCAGAACCGTATCCCAATCCCCCAAACAGCGGATTAGCTTCAGGGTCTTGAGATTCTTGGAGCCGACGATAAGCGGCCCGAAGCACTGTCCGTTCAGTATCTCCCTCAAGGTTATCGATTTCAGCGACGACGACGCAATTTTGTCGCCGATCGGCTCCGAGCCGTCGTGGACACCGCGGAGCCGCTTCACGGAGAGCTCCTCGAGCGCCGGGCAGTGCTCCAAGACGGCGTTCATGGCTTTGGCGCCGAACATGCAGGAGCCGCAGGAAAGCTTCTTCAGGCCCTTACAGTTCTGCGCGAACGCGGTCACTCCGAGGTCCGTGATTTCCCGGCAGCCGCGGAGCTTGAGGCGCGTAAGGTTTCTGCAGCGAATCGAGATCAGGACCAAAGTGTCGTCGTCCAGGCTGATCGATTTGCGATCGCATCGAAGAGCGAGCTTCGTGACCGAGTCGAAGCGGGCGAAGAGAGCAGGCAGGAAAGTGAGGAGCCCGGCCTGGGCGTTGAGAGAGAGGCGGTGCCGGCTCTGGCCGTCGACTCTCAGCCACCGGTGGCAGACGAGCGAGCTTCGTTTCCGGTCTCCGGCACCGAGGAAGTGAAAAATACTCGCCAACAACTCGTCGGGAAGATCGGAGGTGTAGTCACGGCCCTGGGTGACTTCCCCGTGAAACTCGGAGTCTTCGTCGTTCAAGGATGAACCAATCGCCACCGATTTGAAGCCGAAACGGCGGCTCGTTGATATTTCTCTTGGACTGTGCTCCGCTGGAGACTCAGGAAACGAATAGGACTGTCCCATAGCGCAGCTGCGATTGAACTGAACGCGCCGccagaagggagagagagagagagagagagagagagagagagagagagagagagagagagagatgtggtTGGTTTTCTCAAAGTTATCTAAaaatgtgagtgtgtgtgtgtgttcttcTTGCGAGCATATAAAATAACACTCTGAGAAATAGGCGCGTAGAGAGTGGGCGACGGCGTTGAGCGTGTTTTGTGCGACCCGTCAAATGGGATGCTCCGTGGCGTCCTCGAAATCTCCACGGGGCCACGGCCGACCATCATTATTCATCCTTGGCCGTCAGATACGCGCCTATTTTActgtttttacttttaattttttggggTCAAATTTTGGTTTATCGCCTGAACATTATGGATTATTGCAACTTGGTCCTTCATTGTTTTTCCTTCCCAAGTGTGTTTAACAAGGGTCTACCCCGTAGATTGGCTTCGTTATAAAAGTTGACAAAGTTAATGACGGATGAAATTCAGTCTGATTGATTTTTTGGACAGAACAAGCCATTATCTGATCTATGTCGTTAAAGAAACATCTCATATCGAGCAAGAACAATTGTAATAAATGTAGAACTAATCGAGATTAGGACTCCACGTTAGAGTACTTTTGCAAACAATGGTATTGAAAACATTACTTAGATTGCGACACATGTAGATAAATAATTTAAATCATATTGTTTAGTCGTGTCAGTTTTCGTCAATTTTCTAAAAATGATCACGGCTTTTTATTGATTATGTCATGTTTATTGTAGATATAAAATTTACAATATACCAAATGGGAAAATTCAACTAAGATGATTTTGAAAGCACCAAAATGAAGAAAACCCAAATATTTAAAGGGCGAATTTTGCAATTGACCATGTCTGTTAAAATTTTCAAGTACATGACTTTAGCGGAATTATTAAGCATGTGGATTATTATTAGGATTATGTGATTCAGTGATTGTGTTTCTTGATACCCCACATCGTGCTTTATTATtacttttccttcttttggGTCAGCAGTCGGTTGTTCGACTTCGTCTTCTGATTGCCGTCCGAATTTGTATGCtacttttgatttatgtgattTCAAGAGCATTAGGAAACAAGTTTAAGTTCGACTTACTTGGATTGTGAGTTCGATACCAATTTGTTATGGTTGCTCATTGTACTATGACTTATGAATACAACtgtattatttacactaaagggaTAAGGGACAAGACTGAACCACACAATAGGTCAGCCATTTAAATTGATATCGAATTCTTTGTTCATGAGATTCAAACCTCAAGTCTCCCACTAAGTACAAAGAATATTACTATACCGTATTATTAAATGACTACTATAACAAAATATCTAGTTGATGAGTCATGCATGAATGAGTATTGTTTTGGGTGGATGaacatttttcttttgcttttttggTTTCTGAAAAGGGAATAAGTAATGAACGGAAatggagaaaggaaaaaaaaaggaaagagaatAAACTCTCAAGTGCTATCTCCAccacttttctttctttccttatCCCTTTATTTAAAAGCCATGCCATGACTCATTCTATATTTGGAAATTACTTTGAGACCCTACCACACTCATGATTCATGAGTCACAATATTTCTATTTTGTATAAAATCGTATTtggtatttaattttttattatttttaagtgaatcaaaataaaaagtaatgttagagagattacAATTTGAATTTATATTAGTGTACTATTTTATATGGTAAGTGATGCATAAACCAACATCAGATAagatatttattaattaatgtgACATATACACATCACTTGTCACATCAGATAACATATCAATGTAGTATAAAGATGTAGCCTCCTTAGCATTTTCTCAAAATAAtctaattcaatttgttttggATCGACCTTAACTCTTGGGGTAAATTCAACTAGTGAAGAATAATGCGATAATAAATTAAGATTATGATATGTTTAAGATTCGATTTTTTTCTAATATaagatacaaaaaaaaaatatgactaTAGTCTAACAATATTCTTCACTCAAGTTTGATTCACTTGTATGACGAGTTCGTTACTTAATTATTATGGCCAACTCATTGCAATTAGTTGATTGATTGGTTTCGTGAAAATGTACAACTTGAGAAGAAGCTTGGGGTGACAATGAGTCACTATATatgggagttttttttttacttgcttTGAGCGGAAAGAAGTAACCTAATATTGTAATTAATGACTAATGATTAGTTTGAAAGTGCttctaaaatgattgaaaatgctcttgagaaaatgattttgggctccaaaagcactttaagtgttttttggaAGAAACACCAGATATATGAttcttacatgaagcaagtatAGTGTTTTTACAAGATCCACTTGAATGTTTACTAGGGattgatttcaaaaatattttcactaaaaaccgcttttaatcattttaaaagtattttcaaaTGAGCCATAAATCCAAGAATATTAGTTCTTCCTCCCCATTTTGTAAGGGTAAGAGCATAAGGGTACAATAGTAGTCCAACAACCAAACTTCATGAGTAGTTTGATCCACCTAATTCTTCAACATcccctttttgtttgttttcatctttgtattaatttttttctttttcaataaatataatatcgattttcttcatgaacaaaaagaaaatgtaaaacTTGGATTTCATGAAGAAAAATGGCATCGATCAACGGTCAAGGTCCAAGAGTTCATTTCAACGAATGGTCACGTACGTTTGTGATCAATTATAACTACACTATCAACTTCAACATTTTGAAACGTCCAATTCGGGAACGATCGTTTTCAAGTAAAGTGGGTCAAAGACAGATATTAATATTTAGTACCATCCTGCCCACCATTATTCAAACGGGAGGCCCTTTTTCTGATTAAAATCATACCAAATCAACAACTCAATCAGTGACTAGCCTTCAACTTGTTGGAAAATATATTCAGATGATAGGATGATCGCAACAAGAACTTTAGGTTGAGACGTCTAAAAACAAGAGAGCAACTTGCATAGAAGGTTTAtttaagggaaattttatttgaattcatGTAATATCTTTCTACAcctaacttaaatttaaattgttaattgtttattttaccatattgcataattactattaagtacaaaatgaaattaataataaaattcaaatttatcaataaacccattaaaccCTACCATAACTTCTTGTTTATCCTATGTTCATTCTTAGCTAAAACCTTAATAGGTCTTGTAGAGAAAAACCAactttttttattgatggatggtgattttgaagttttgaatccaccAACTAAGAtatgactcaatttatgaatattttgttcgtttgatttcaatttttttaaagtttagaaGATGAGTATTTGGGTTTCATTCTTTTTCATCAATCCCGAATGGTTTGTTAAACTTTctgtgtcacagcccgtcccgaaataaatTATCGATGGCGTGGAAGTTACTAAATGACCTTTGGACGTTGAGATATAATTGAGTTATGTGGTGGTGTggtttaagtttaaatttatttggacaaattctaaatttttcctaagttttggaacaCTTAGGACTCAAagtgttttctttggttttagTTGGTGACCCacatggaccacacacacacacacacacacacacaaactctcCCTCTTTCTCGTGCCTTCTCTCTTTCCTCCCTCAAGGATGTTTCAGAAAATCTGCACAAAACGTACGGACGAACTTCAAAACCAACCATACACGCACAGATCGAGGGTTCAAAGGGCACCATTGTGTTCATGAGGTTCAtacgagttgaatggtaccatttttaggtaagaACTTCTTCGAAAATTCAtgaaaaccctaacccaatttttgtcactattcatgcaaaCGTAAAAGCGTGTGTTTTGGGGATTTCAAGCTCACATGAAGCTTTAGGTGGTTCTCACGAAGCTCTTAGTGGTTCGTTGGAAGAAATTGGACGTCAAATCATCGAAAACGACGGGTTTTAAGATTTACCGGAGTATCGAGGCTTTTTCCGGTGGGTTTCTGGTTATTTCAGGGCTCAACTCAAGTATGGTTTTGTTCGTCTTGGTGAGATCTTCAAAATGCTTCAAGTTTCATGAAGTTTGATGTTAAAATGAGAGAGAAATTAGGGTTAGAAACTTTTCAAAAAACTGGCGAACAGTCGCCGGCGTCCGGTGAGTCGTCGAGGAAAAAGAAGCATATTCCGTTAGTTTTGACCGAATATGCTAACGGCGTAAGGTAACGCTGTTAGTTGAAATATCCTagattttaacggaatattcctgacggcatTAACTGCCCCCgtcagtgtgccaggcacgtggtGGGGCATGAGgggtcggaaaatttttctaaaaatatggggatgttcgtgaggttgtgtagatcacgttggtatattcaaacatcccatttgatcaatgtatgagaagttattagctagtattggttatgtgctttaaattaacatttttatagttgtttcgcttATAAGGgggacttatcccgaggacgagcataGTCAAgagcgactcgggggctacgaccattcgacatactagtgagtgggcttttggttttcaatatatacttatatacttgatattttcccagaaaatgcgtttaaatgaaagtatgccttgaaatgccatgcatataaatttatgttcagtatatgaattagtatacgatgcataatatataattgtggtgctgtggacgctcaggtaaacCCAGGTGagttcatgaattgtgaatgtgaataacggttgtgattaattgagaagcatagagctcataaacctgcactccGGTGTTAGTgatgatttagccagagatatggcacatgcctgtttataatgtcacctcccgcaccatatgctcacattggatccaatttaggtgcacatttttgtcgtacagaccatcataggtggttccgactcgtaggtgactatcGATTTATTGCCCAGCTATCATGAAAATATAGTATTGagtataattatattacacccagtcttgtcgtacaaacccttttagtggttccgacttgtgt
This is a stretch of genomic DNA from Malus domestica chromosome 02, GDT2T_hap1. It encodes these proteins:
- the LOC103453713 gene encoding F-box protein SKIP2, translating into MGQSYSFPESPAEHSPREISTSRRFGFKSVAIGSSLNDEDSEFHGEVTQGRDYTSDLPDELLASIFHFLGAGDRKRSSLVCHRWLRVDGQSRHRLSLNAQAGLLTFLPALFARFDSVTKLALRCDRKSISLDDDTLVLISIRCRNLTRLKLRGCREITDLGVTAFAQNCKGLKKLSCGSCMFGAKAMNAVLEHCPALEELSVKRLRGVHDGSEPIGDKIASSSLKSITLREILNGQCFGPLIVGSKNLKTLKLIRCLGDWDTVLEKLENGNQSLIEVHLERLQVTDLGLSAISKCSNLEVLHIVKAPECSNFGLICVAENCKMLRKLHIDGWRTNRIGDEGLIAIAKECPNILELVLIGVNPTSLSLTAIASNCQKLERLALCGSGSIGDAEFACIAAKCVALKKLCIKGCPISDVGLEMLAWGCPSLAKIKVKKCRGVSGEVAEWLRERRGSLIVNWDAGDIGSMDASGYAGGAVQSDVEFPVDHGAVAIASASSNAPASSNTPMALFRTKFGFFSGRSFVPCTFRRWSVSQSSSSANL